The Rhododendron vialii isolate Sample 1 chromosome 1a, ASM3025357v1 region TACTACTATTCGTTGctaataagaaaataaattacctgaatttgtgtgcgtgtgtgtgatcTCATGCATAGCACAGATACCGTGCTTGTTCAAACTTAATACAGTAATGTACTAGTGCTGTGTGATGTTAGATGCACCTCCCATTATCAATCATCTTTTAATGCTCTCGATCGGCTTAGCTCACAATTCCTTGTAATTGAGGTCATCTGATGAGAACCACATTTTAAGACTGATCGAGCACCACAATATCTTCTTCCCCAGCTTCCTCCGTCAAACTACGTACAGCATAATAATTAACTTTGACTCTAATCCGTTTCGGAacgcgaaataagtacttattttttaagaagacaatttcaagttcaaaaatgatgggcttattgagatctaaaaatatgcattatggatcttgtttgaaagatctcattgagatctttaatacggtacaaaaaaaattgaaaaattatttttcatttacattatttttgagtttgaaaatatgaaataagtacttattttttaagaaggtgttctgtaACGGGCTCTAAACCCTCTCCTTTCAcatgtagtagtagtagtacccCTTAATTACTTCCCGTCTCTCCTCCTCATGAACTGGATTGGCCTACTACACAATGAAAGATTATCCAGTGTTCCTTGACATATATCTTAATATATAGCGTAAGTAAGTGCATGCCTTACAGTGTTATTGTATAGTTTGCTATCAAACATTTATATAGAACCAACACAAATGCGTTGGGCCGGGCAACTTAACTATACTGGTTGAGTGATCGATCACTTGCTTATAACGCAATAAGACCTATAGAAATGAGCGGCTATCAGTAGCTAGGTTTTGTTGTTGAGCTGAACTCTGCTAAAATCTTGCCAAAGTCtccttttgagtttgattccggAGCTGCTTAATTTGATTGGCTGTGACTCATTCAATTTCCTCTGAGAAtgtaattttgtttcttttcttttttctgcagGCCTTTACGGTACCTCTTTCTCCGTGATCTCTGTATTTGGTCTCTTCTCGATGTACCTTTTGTCGAGGTCttattaaaattttgttgcttataaaaaaagaagaagtacaCCATGCAAAAGTTTATATacttagagcatccccattgtaataagcaaataaatgtagataagtaaatttaacaacaatactaaaaaaaacacccgacattgtaataagcaaagttacaagtcttttaacaaatagccaaatttcatccatttcataaccaaacttaacaacttttaccaataaccaaactcaaaactcaaaaacactcTACATTGGAATCGTcccatcgagacgaataatttggtgtggtcgggtgcgtaatTAGAGAttcaaaaataaccaatgtggaggtagaaattgttaagtttaattatgaatAATTAAATACtaacgtgacacattttggttattagttttaattattaccattgcggatgcccTTACTGACGTGACATAATTTTCTACAAAGAAGACAATTGTAAGCCATGCTTATTGAATGATAATGCGCTTTGGTGGCATTTATGTGTTTGCTGTAGTTTTCAGTGACAGTACCACTGTGAATGCAAAATAAgctcggggggggggggggggggcgtttAATTCATCGCGACCGGACTCATGAGTTCCCCAAGTCCAAGGATGAGCTTGGTCATCCAGCGAAAACAGGGGAGCGGGGAATTAAATAGTACCACTGAATTGAGCACAAGCTGTTTGACTTTGGGTTTGTTCTGGAACGTCAGCAATGTAAACTCAATCATGTCcgcgaaaaataaaaaattcagcGTGAAATTTATACTATGTGGAACGTGATAATTTGGCAAAATAAAGAGGCGACCGGTGTTCGATCTCGCACGTCTTTCTTTCTGTGTTTTGAAAATTACACAAGATGAAGACGAAAAAAGATGAAATTAACTGAATTAGGTTTCTCACCTGAATCTGTTTGAGAAGTCCCTCTTTTTCAAAAGTTATACACGCAGTAGAAGAGTTGACACTGACCTCTGTGGGATTCTGCTCCCTTGGGTATGTGCTTTCTCTGCTGGGAAAACATCACTTTGCGCCAATTATTGCATCATGTCATGTGGACAGTTTTAATTCCATATACAGAGTCCACCGAAAGAGCTGTGCAGATTTCATTCTGCGAATTGATAAGTACTCCTTAAACAAATCCTGTCCACAAAGAATTTGACATCGCGACTGAAGCAATCCGCATGCACTTCCTTTTTTCAGTTCACTTTCTCACGCGTCCAAGggcaagatagtaaattcaTCCATTTCTCACACGTccaagggcaaaatagtaaattcatatggatgaagacaaaaaaaaagaaaaaaaaaggcgtggattgtaaaaaaaaagaagtgtgaaaatcatttccctatcTATATACTTCTACAATCTAACTATCcgtaacaaaaaataaaataaaaatctaacCATCCATATAATTGGTAATCAATCTATAATCTACAATCTATTTATATAATCTAAGTATAAAATCTATAATTTCTTTAtaatatataatgttatctATATAATAACGGAGCTCAATATTTGAATCCTATATACATaaatcaatggtccaaatcTATCCCCACATAAATCTAAGGGCTGAGAATTtcaatggcatttttgtaaatagcttacattttttggacaaaaaagaaCACCGTAATCttcattcaaaatttgaaatgcaCGTACTCCATTATTCTCAttctttctctttatttccctttttctctctcccctgAAATGGAACCAATTGGAGGAAGAGAAGGACAAAGTTCGTTGGGGGCGGCGGTGGTGATCCATTGTCGTTTTCCAAGAAAACCCAAGTGGCAAACCATGACGGAAGAGGTATCGTTGATGTAAATGGAAGAGGTATCCCAACCCTCTTTTTTCATCCATTCCttcctccatttttcctacGCCCACTCATAGTAACTGATCTTGAAGTTCTCAGCCCTTGGATCTATTCCTGCACATCAATATTGGTATGTGTGTTGTCGTCTTATTTTGTTAAACTAAGGTACAATTCTTAGCCCTTAACCCATTGGTTAGGGAAGAAGAGAGCAGCAAACTATATAAGTTAAATAGATCAACAGCAGTACTAGAGATTTGCACAAATAAAGCCTCATATTTGGATTAGGTAGCACATGATAAGATTCAAAATTTGCGAAAGTAGCATTATAATTCCGTATAAATCAGTTTCATTGGCGGGAGTGATCAATAGTTTCggtaattcattttagttgtgttcaaaatgcGTTGCGCCGTGTTTTTAGGCACGGACAAACTCTAGTCAATCTATGATACCGTGCTTGTTCAAACTCAATACAATAATGTTTATAGTGGTGTGTGATGTTACATGCACCTCCCGTTATCAATCATCTTTTAATGCTCTCGATCAGCTTAGCTCACAATTCCTTATAATTGAGGTAATCGGAGAACCACATTTTAAGACTGAGCACCACAATATTTTCCCCAACTTCCTCCATCAAACTACGTACAGCATAATAATTAACTTTGACTCTAAACGCTCTCCTTTCACATGTAGTAGTACCCCTTAATTACTTCCCGGCCTCTCCTCCTCATGAACTGGCTTGGCCTACACAGTGAAAGATTATCCGGTGTTCCTTGACATATATCTTAAAATAGCATAACTAAGTGCATGCCTTACAGTGTTACTCTCTCCgcccctttttaaatgtcctgcttcgtaattctaacttattaaaaagacatcattattacacatttcatatcaacttttatttccactttctctctttaccctctatgaaaacatcatcattacatttttacttactaacttttcaaaattgaatttaCTTTTacgggcaaaatgaaaaattcaccaacttttacccactaattttacaaaatggacacttattaaaaaacagcccaaaatggaatattggactctaaaaaagagacggagggacggagggagtattgtgTAGTCTGCTATCAAACATTTATATAGAACCAATACAAATGCGTTGGACTGGGCAACTCAAACTATACTGGTTGAGTGATCACTTGCTTATAACACAATAAGACCTGTAGAAATACGTGGCTATCAGCCTACCAGTAGGTTGAGTCACTTAACCTCACTCACTTGCAGTTTCACTGAAGGACTATATATGTCATGGAcatattttactattttaacCCTACTAAAACAACTTCACTGTCCTAATTAACTACTGTAGTACAACAATTTGTGACCCTTAGGAGTATCTCAACATGTGAAATCCAAATTGCAcccattttggcttatttgtccggcTTGGCTTCAAATTTCAAGATGGTAATTAAATATTTCAACATGTGAAATCCTTTTTGACTTCAAAGTTGGAGTGTCGGAGCTTTCAGGATTTGTCACCTAGCGTTGGCGATGCTCTAAGTGACCTAAAATTGATTTGTTTATTTAGGGGGATTTGAGGGTGGAATTGGATATATGTCGCTCAAAACTCTGATGTTTGCTACCGTATTATAAATGGGATTACGCGCAACCTAATTGATATGACTATTTCTCCGGATATATATGAAATATCAGGGGAGGTGGAATTCCAAACCCCTCCAATTAAGAACTAATTGAtatgactattttgcccttcCTATATTTGTTCTTCAAAGCAAGCCCATGCACAAGAATCATTGAATAATTCCTCCCCACCCACATGCACTCCACCTGCTTTATAAACCCCTTCTCTTCCAACCTAATTTTCCCACAAAATTCTAAAATGGCTCTTCAATGGCTAATCTTAGTCGGTGCAATTTGGCTCCAATCCATCAACGGCACAAACTCAAACTTCCCGGCCTACTCCTCCGAATTCAAGcgcctcctctccctctcccaacTCCAACTCAACAACCTCGCCTTCGCCTCTGACGCCGGAAAGCTCCTCGGCTTCATCTCCGGCGTCGCCGCCTCCCACCTCCCCCTCTGGCTGGTCCTCCTCATCGGCTCCGTCCTCGGCCTAGTCGGGTACGGCGTCCAGTACCTCTTCCTATCGGACCACATCCCTTCTCTCACCTACGGCTCCGTCTTTCTGCTAACCATCTTGTCCGGAAACAGCATCTGTTGGATCAACACCGTCTGTTACATGATAACCATAAGCACCTTCCCCTTCGACCGCCACGTGGCCGTGGGGTTGACCACTAGCTACATAGGGTTGAGTGCTGAAATCTATACGGATTTGGTCAGTCTTTTTttcccatcttctccttcttcttcttcctctaccGAAACGGCCAAAGCTTACCTCTTGTTGAACTCTGTATCTCCTCTAGTTGTGTGTGTTTTCTGTGCACCGATCGTCTGGTGCGCGAATAATGGGGTGTCTAGGAGATTGAGAGGTGGGTTTGTCGTGATGTTTGTCATAACCATAGGGACTGGAATTTTCGCAGTGATTTCGAGTTTCGGTAAAATAGCAAGGGGGTTGCCACCGTTCGTGGTTGTGATTGGAATAGGGGTGTTTCTTTTGGCACCACTAGTGGTGCCAATGGTTGAAAACGTAATGGAGAGGTTTCAGAAGAAATGTTGGTTGAGGAGAGAGGGGAGGATTTATGATGTGGGTCAGGTGGAGGGCGGCGGCGGAGAGAGGGCGGAGGAGGGGCGGAAGGAGGCGGAGgagagtggtggtggagggagttgtgaggtggtggaggaggtCAGGGTGACGGAGAGGGCGGAGGAGGGGCGGGAGGAGGTGGTCCAGGTGGaggagagtggtggtggtggagagaggTTTGAGGCGGGGGTGGAGGAGGTTGGGGCGAAGGAGATGGTGAAGAGGGTGGAGTTTTGGTTGTATTTTTTGGTTTACTTGTGTGGTGCAACACTCGGACTGGTTTATTTGAATAATTTGGGTCAAATAGCAGAGTCTCGAGGGTTCCGGAGGACTTCTACATTGGTCTCCTTGTCTTCTTCGTTTGGGTTCTTTGGCCGTCTAATGCCATCTCTTTTGGCCCACATTTTCTCaaggtattctctctctctctctctctctccatccctctGTATGCGTTTCatagatatgtatatatatgtacaagaaAGTATTTTATGTAGCTGTGACACCATGCAACGTTCAAATCACGATTATTGATCGCGTGTGTGCATGAGGTGGGGATCCAAGGCCGAGTTAGTAGTGCTGAGTGTTCGGCCAGCTCCACTGCAAAAGTCGAAGCCCACCCGTTCATACACGAGTGACTAAACTTGATTGAAACCGACCGAGTTGGTAGTGCTGTGTAATCAAAGAGTACTTGAACGTACTAGAGACATTAATGGGCCCATCAACATACAACTGCACCAGGAGATCAGAAGCTTGATCTAAACTACTAAATATAGTAGTATGTAGTTAGCAACTATTCTTGGGGTCCTGactcttgccaaaaaaaaatctagggcACTAGGGGGTACTCCGTCCCCGGCCGGCCTTAGGTGAAACTCAATTATTCGGTCGGAACAGGTGGATAGGATCCCCTTTTTAGGTCCCCATGCCCTCCGAAAAACTTAAGTACCTTGAAATAAAAATGGTTATGGAACTGTCGCACTGAatagactctttttttttttttttgagacatgatttttttttttggtaatattgtatatatcagCGGGAGTTAGCAGAATATTATTATGTCCACAGCCGAAAAATTCAAAGACTATCCATAGCTCTGAATTCCAAACTGCCCTTCACGGGGCTCGAACTATGCCGAGAGAGGCTTACCAACTGAGCCAAGAGCTCATTGGTTGAGACATTGTTCGAGATTATTCGAGACCGATAATCGGTGTGTATTTTACCGTACTTAACTCCGTAAGTTTTTCCAACCACGTCCTCCTGCGGTGGCGGAGCAGAGAgaattttcccatttttgttGGAGGggtttaaataattaattaatgctTGGGCAACTTTGTTGTCACCTTGTCAATACTTGTGGTAAttaaattgtgtaatttatTATTGTCTCCTTGTTATTACTTGGGGCTATGGATTTGTACGTGTAAAGGTAAAGGTACAACCATGCACCTTATTTTTATCCTTTTCCCATGGGATTTTCGGATTCATAACTCATGATAAGGTGTACGCAGAGTCAGTTCtgagctaaattttttattacgGCCGctttaagttttaaaaaaaattttgaatttcaggaAACTCTTCTACTTTTTTACCCCTTATAATAGTCCAACAAAAGTGcatctttttattatttttgcttTAAATTTCTGAAAAGTCAGGGCCGACTCTAGGCGCACAGGCAAACTTTACACACACTTCAACTAACGTTGTACTGTGGTTAATCTAATCTTCCACTTGTAGGAGTTCTAATCAAAATCAGATCGGAACTCGAAAATCTTTGAAAACTACATATGATAGCCAATATATTCTCTAGAAACGTACATTATTCTTTCTTGATGATAACTCAGGCGTACGGCtgcttattaaaaaaaaaaaacaacttaagTGTACGGTGTAGCTTAACGTACGTACGTTACATTCTTTCTAGAGAAAACCTATATTTGCCTAAATCAAGTTTTCAAACgattttttaattaaaacaTGACATGGACACTCTCACATACTTCCACTTTCATGCAAACCTCATTCTGCATGTGAAAGTAGGTAGCTAGTTaattaaagtaattttattcTTCTTGTAAGAGTTTATACGTCAACAATGATTTTGACTCTTTTCCTAAATAAAAAAACGTATTGAGTGTTGCTTGTGacctttttcagtttttggttgttatatttcaatgatttttagtttatatggtttaaaatcGAAGCTAATTAAGCCCCATGAGTTAGCTAGCCTGATAGTCTTGGTATGAGATTCAGTGATTCGCTCCATTTTCTTTAAGGTCTAATATTTCTTGTGCCAACAGTTCTTGAGGCCATCTCATCCTAAAACGTGTGAGGCTGGGGGAGAAACTGTGAAGATTAGTTTGAGATGTGTGCAAGTTAACACGTTATATTCTACAttacccaaaacaaaataaaaaatcgagGCTCATTCCGTTCCAAATCATAAAATAAACAACTAGTAGCACGAGTCCCTCGATGACAGATCCTATAAAAAGACTGCATGATAGGAGTATAAAGTTTCTACGTACGTACATATATAAATATCTTTACCGACTATAACATTGCTCCTACTAGAATTCTTAATTTGTTCATTcgttttcaataatttttatttcagGAGTAAATGCATGGCTTCAACACCAGCATCCATAGCAATAATAATGGCCCCGATGTCGGCATCCTTCTTCTTACTCCTCAACAAAACCACCCTCTCCCTCTACATAAGCACGGCCGTCATCGGCCTGTGCACCGGAGCCATCACTTCCATCGCCGTCTCCACCACCACCGAGCTCTTCGGTGCCAAGAACTTCAGCGTCAACCACAACATCGTCGTCGCAAACATCCCGGTCGGATCGTTCGTTTTCGGGAACGCCGCGGCCCTCTTGTACCGCAGCAAGATTAACACGGAGGACGGAAGGTGCATGGGGACTGAGTGCTATCAAACGACGTTTGTGATCTGGGGATTTCTTTGCTTGTTTGGGAGTTTTTTGTCTATAATTCTTTAtgtaagaacaaagaaaatgtaTGCACAGAGATTATAGATCATAGCAAGTTCTTCCGTGATTTTGATGTTGTAGTTATAGGAGTAACTATTAATCATAAGTTCGGAAGCACCACCACGTGGTGACATAGAAACCGACTCATCTTATCAAGCAGCAACACAACGGATCACACCCGTTAAGCAGCTTGATTTCTGATTGAAGGTCCCTTCTGAAGCAATTCGCCCTGATGTGGTTTGATCACAAGTCCCGAGAAGCTAACAGATGTGCGGACTTAGTGGCAAAAGCAACACCGACTCTGGACCTCGGGATTACTATATGCACTTCAATTCCTAATGTTGTCTATTCTCAATTTCATGCAAACTCTGTAGGCGACGAATATGTAAATAATTCTGAACAAGTTTGAATTTTAATACatattttataaatattaaaaCGGTTTTACATATATCAATAAACTCCTCTCAAATATCGATCTactttttacctattatccaCTGGTCTCGGGCGGCTGAggttagcatttttcatataaCTCTCCAAAATTTTGTATTCAGACTATTACTAAATTTATTTTGACTTGTGAGTAGTCCCTTAGTCATTGACGTAAAGTTGATGTTAAAATAAGCTTTGTGTTCAATCGGAAGACAATCTAGGTATCAAAAGTCTAAAGGTATGGTCTCCCTCACCCAGACGCTGCTACTGATGTTACTTCCTCCGTTCTATATTGAAAATTCaccatgaaattttttgaattttatcacaccaaattaaagtactaatcaagatctttaatacggtgcgaaaaaatttaaaaaattatacatgaaaatagttaatttttttatttaaaaaatggtAAGAGAAAGAGTGAAACTCTCAAtatgaaacggagggagtaaaaggCAAGTCATCATCTCTTTTTTACCTTCTTTATTGGTATTTTCTattttcactttctttctttttttatccgcaaaaaAGAATGGGACGAGACGACCATCGTAGCAACTCTCTTGGGCACGGTCGTAGAAGCTCCCGACACGCTGTGAAATGTCCGGTTGAATCATAGCTactgtccaaaaaaataaaatgtcacCACAACACCACCTAAATACAAGATGATAGACTCCAGTTCCTTGCCGCTGGTCGGCGGTCGCCTTTGGGAAGAGGGAGGCCTACCATCGAGGCTACCACCTTTCTTATTCAAACACTGACTttgttttacaaaacaaaagcaCATTTTGAACATCACAAACACGTCATGCATGAAACATAAAAGGCGTGCgcaaaaattcttaaaacttTCATCTATTTTGATTAACACTTTAAAATTCTGATTTCTGGAATTCTAAGAACCGTCGTCACTCTACAAACAGGGCATGAACCCCAAAGGATTTGCCGAGTGGGTATGCGAAAGCGAATAAGTGTTTATTCTTTATGAGATCGCCTATTCGAATTCCagccaaaaaatttaaactttggGGCCACTGGAGGATACGCTCAGTCGTTAACTCCAAGATTCCGAAATTAGTTAAGGTGTGCGCAAACTGACCCTGATATCCagtaataaaaaacaaacagggCATGAATATAAAGGAAGCGGGGGGGcttggggacagcagcgtgctgccgggcccactccggtctcgctccgatgatcggaatcgttcactttgtagagctcgtcgagtagaacaactttctaaaaaatcagcttaattggatatcattaagtacctaaTCGGAGCCcctataactctcggtccatgggttacagtggaattgatccagtgtttcggatccattcttttcaaagataaaaaatcaagcacttaatgatatccaattaagctgatttttttcatggtTGTTTTACTCGACGAGTTTTACAAAGTGAACAATTCCGAACAtaggagcgagaccggagtggaccCCAAAAGTGTGCCCAGCAGCCCCCCTACTTCCGAATATAAAAGGTGTTATCTAACTTTTCACGCAACAAACAGGGCATGAATAGGAGTGAACAGAATCCAGacgagaagtttttcagtgccgggtggacacgggccacgtggtgctGAGCACGATCTCGGCCGTCCGagcgtgttttggacggcccaaatctgtttgggtaattttttagtgtaaaattaccaaaacaccccttcaagcccaaacagatctgggccgtccaaaacacttttggacaaccGAAATAcatgctcggcaccacgtggccatgtccacccggcactgaaaaatttctcgaatCAAGACAAACTAAAAACATACTTGGCAGGAGTTCCACTTAGTCAAGGGTGGGGCCTCATCTAAAGACAGCACACGCTAACTCGTTTAGAGTCCGTGTacagatcaaaatacaaatgtgTCTGAAAGAATGGAACCGTCCGACGTGTATGAGCTTTATTTTTGTGGTGCAGGACTCGTGTCGAATCCAAACACATTTGTACCAAGTTCCGTGCGAGGACGTCGGTCAAACGTAGCATTGGTCTTAAAAAGAATTCCCTACCAACAAGGGTTTTCTGATGACTGTTGCTCAAAGAGCTTCAAACCCATACTGTAGTAATACGAATACGTGGTTGCTCCAATTCTAGAAGTCCATTATGGGGCCATGATGTCGCAATCAGATTGACGGATTCTTTCCATATGGCAATCCCATTGAAAGCATCACAAATACACAAATGTATAAGATCCCCCACAAAGTATTTAGAGTCGATATATGACAGACGGGACCATTTCTTCCGAAAACATTGCATAAATTTTGAATGCGAAATGAAACAGGCCCCTTGTCCCGAAAACCTCGTGTATAAGATCTCCCACCAGGTACATAGAATCAATATACGACAGACTGGACCGTTTCTTCCGAAAACATCGAACGAGTTTTCAAAGCGAAATGAAACAGATGCCTTGTCCCAAAAAGTAACGAAGCAAAGTCGTCATGTGGATCTATAGGGTTGCCATAGCAACATAACCGAATAAAAAAGAAGCTTCAAGTCCTAATCAATTGGAATCGGCTACATAAACTCGTTACGTTCTGTCGAGGGCATCATAGTCTATGATATCCAAAATAAAGTCTAGGTCTTTTTAGATTACCGCCTCTAAAGTCGATTTTAATGTAGCCACTCGACAACTGCACCGATGTACGATAAATTTAGCTACATTACTGATAGTGAGATGGAGGGGTAACTACATTAGGTGGCCAATAAATTCACTAAACAGAGAACAAACAAGTGGGGCTAACACGAGAACATGAGCGGCCAAGAATAGCCCCAAACCCATTGTAGATTGCAACCATTGTCAAGGCAATAAATTCCCCTCTATGATTGAGACACTCATTTTATGCGTAGAGGTATTGCCATCCACTCAGTTCCTTGCTAGGTTAGAACAGGGAAGTCCCTCAAGGCTGACTCTCTCAACTCCCTTTTATGCCCCTAACTTCCCAATTTCAGCCCCTTTTTATTAGTGGTGATTGCTATGCTTTTGGGAGCTTATGCCAGAATGATTGAATCATGACATCTTCATATTAGTCCATACTGTGATATTCCCAGTGTGATGTTCCCCATTAGAAACAAgtaacatactccctccgtccctttttttgtgtccagtattccattttgggctgtcccttaataagtgtccattttgtaaagttaggggggggtaaaagttggtgtattgtctattttgtccctaaaagtaaattttattttgaaaagttagtaagtaaaagtgtaatgatgatgggtaagtagggaaagtggaggaaaaagttgatgtgaaagatgtaatgatgatgtctttttaataagttgaagttacgaagcatgacacttaaaaagggacgcaGAGAGTAGTAGATAAAGAATAAAGTGGTCTACTGCTACTGCTAGTAAATTGAACTCAAGGGTTTTGAGTCATGTAGGTTGGTTTTTTGTTCAAGTTTCTTTCCTTGGCtaaagtcagtattgttagcTGTAGTTGATCAGGTTTGCAACCCAGTCAAATGCATGGAAGTGCATGGTGTCTACCACTGGGCTACCACTCAACTTGCGgtttttcattcaagttccaGGTTAAACAGAACAGAGCATAGAGCCAAGTTTTGTTTCTTAAAGAAAGGTCAGAGGTCCAAGCTCCAAGGTTGCCGTGGAGTCCCAACATTGTCTGTCTGTTAGCTAGGGAAAGAAATTAGACAAAAGCATCTCCAATCTTTACCCTTTTATACTCCAATGTAAATTTTGAGGAGAAATCGCTTAAAACTCATTACCTCATTTACTCACGCCAacacaattttgaattttactcaaattcTTACCAGTTTAGGAGACTCAAATTTGCAGAACTTAGTAAATGCTATTACGTGTCTTCAAAATGCACAAATGTTccacaaataaattttctactGCAATTTCTATTTAGATGAGAGTGTTTCCATTGCTTCAGATCAAGTTGAGTTTTATTTTCAagtttccactaaactaaagTAAAAGTTTGAGTAAGGATTGAAAGGCGGTAGACAAAAGACACCATATCCTATTTGAGAGAACTACTAGTCTACTACACCGAGTCTCTTAGGCCACTTGGTGTTTGACACATGCATTCTGTATGGTTGATTTGTTCCTAGAAGAACACTATTCAATCACAGCCAAAAAAGGGTATCTGCAGAGAGAATAAACAGACAAGTTCCTCCATTATTGTTGGAACAAATGAAGGGAGGCTTAACTAAGCACACCGCATAGCCCAACGTGATA contains the following coding sequences:
- the LOC131318538 gene encoding protein NUCLEAR FUSION DEFECTIVE 4-like codes for the protein MHSTCFINPFSSNLIFPQNSKMALQWLILVGAIWLQSINGTNSNFPAYSSEFKRLLSLSQLQLNNLAFASDAGKLLGFISGVAASHLPLWLVLLIGSVLGLVGYGVQYLFLSDHIPSLTYGSVFLLTILSGNSICWINTVCYMITISTFPFDRHVAVGLTTSYIGLSAEIYTDLVSLFFPSSPSSSSSTETAKAYLLLNSVSPLVVCVFCAPIVWCANNGVSRRLRGGFVVMFVITIGTGIFAVISSFGKIARGLPPFVVVIGIGVFLLAPLVVPMVENVMERFQKKCWLRREGRIYDVGQVEGGGGERAEEGRKEAEESGGGGSCEVVEEVRVTERAEEGREEVVQVEESGGGGERFEAGVEEVGAKEMVKRVEFWLYFLVYLCGATLGLVYLNNLGQIAESRGFRRTSTLVSLSSSFGFFGRLMPSLLAHIFSRSKCMASTPASIAIIMAPMSASFFLLLNKTTLSLYISTAVIGLCTGAITSIAVSTTTELFGAKNFSVNHNIVVANIPVGSFVFGNAAALLYRSKINTEDGRCMGTECYQTTFVIWGFLCLFGSFLSIILYVRTKKMYAQRL